One genomic segment of Hordeum vulgare subsp. vulgare chromosome 2H, MorexV3_pseudomolecules_assembly, whole genome shotgun sequence includes these proteins:
- the LOC123425263 gene encoding cyclin-D2-2-like, with protein sequence MGILCFGASSTLLCGEDSNSVLGLGGGGDGEAAEAGAGLGFLDVGAVFPVDGDEVMRVLVEKEADHRPKGGYVERLGHGGFESSWRKDAMDWICKVHSHYNFGPLSLCLSVNYMDRFLSSFDLPHDKSWMQQLMSVACLSLAVKMEETVAPLPVDLQVCDASYEFEPRNIKRMELIVMETLKWRMHSVTPFSFLCYFLDKFNQGKPPSYMLVSRCAELIVATVKDYRFLSFRPSEIAAAVVLWALTENQVIGFSSTLAASEIPVNKEMIARCYELLVKKRGNFSASLSAPLSPIGVLDVACFSFRNDDEGHAPSNNNSSNNDQASTPASKRRRLSTSPI encoded by the exons ATGGGCATCCTCTGCTTCGGCGCCTCCTCCACCCTGCTCTGCGGCGAGGACAGCAACAGCGTCCTCGgcctgggcggcggcggcgacggcgaggcggcgGAGGCGGGGGCCGGCCTGGGCTTCCTGGACGTCGGCGCCGTGTTCCCGGTCGACGGCGACGAGGTCATGCGGGTGCtggtggagaaggaggcggatCATCGGCCCAAGGGCGGCTACGTGGAGCGGCTGGGGCACGGGGGCTTCGAGTCCTCCTGGAGGAAGGACGCCATGGACTGGATTTGCAAG GTCCATTCCCACTACAATTTTGGACCACTGAGCCTCTGCCTCTCTGTGAACTACATGGATAGGTTCCTCTCCTCCTTCGATCTCCCA CATGACAAGTCCTGGATGCAACAGTTGATGTCAGTTGCTTGCCTATCCCTTGCTGTCAAGATGGAGGAGACCGTGGCCCCTCTTCCTGTGGACCTTCAG GTTTGCGATGCGAGCTACGAGTTTGAACCAAGGAACATCAAGAGGATGGAGCTCATTGTGATGGAGACCCTGAAATGGAGGATGCACTCTGTTACCCCATTCTCTTTCTTGTGCTACTTCTTGGACAAGTTCAACCAAGGGAAGCCACCCAGTTACATGCTGGTCTCACGGTGTGCCGAGCTCATAGTTGCCACTGTGAAAG ACTATAGATTCTTATCATTCAGACCTTCTGAGATCGCTGCCGCCGTGGTTCTATGGGCGCTTACTGAGAATCAGGTCATCGGCTTCAGCAGTACCCTTGCAGCATCCGAAATCCCTGTAAATAAG GAGATGATTGCGAGATGCTATGAGCTGTTGGTGAAGAAGAGAGGCAACTTCAGCGCGAGCCTTTCAGCGCCGCTGAGCCCGATCGGGGTGCTGGATGTGGCATGCTTCAGCTTCAGGAATGATGACGAAGGCCATGCACCCtcaaacaacaacagcagcaacaacgatCAGGCCTCTACTCCGGCTTCCAAGAGGAGAAGGCTAAGCACATCACCAATCTGA